The genomic interval AGACTCAGTCACTCAGTCAGTCACTCAGTCAGTCATTTATTGTGTTTTTGGGgggcagagtttctctatgtagctttggctgtcttggaagtagaccaggctagcctcaaattcagagagccACGTGAAAGGGTGGCCACCACCGTCTGACGTGCCTGTGactgtctatgtgtatatatttattgatttatttatttgggttttttttttatttatttacttgttaaaGGAAATGTAcgttatttgttttatatatttaagtacactgtcactatcttcggacacaccagaagagggcatcaaatcccattccagatggttgtgagccaccatgtggttgctgggaattgaactcagaacctctggaagagcagccagtgctctcaactgctgagccatctccagcgcgtatacgtatatgtatatgtatgtatgcacatactaAGAGACAAGATTGAAGTACTTGTTTCAGCACTGAGCTGGTTGGTTATAGAATGAAACAGTTCTATATTCTTTGTTATTATCACATGATATTCCATGGTTCCCGAGTGctgcttttctttcatctttgtaTTAATGAATACTGGGGTTCTCCTGTCCCTCACAGCTGATGCTGCTGGGGTGCTTTGTGTCCTGGTTAGGTGAGCTTGGTCTctccaactcatagagatccccctgccttttcctcctgagtgctacaattaaacatgtgtgccaccactgccgggttttattctcatttctttttttttctttcttttttttttttgtttttttgagacaggttgtctctgtgtagccctggctgtcctggaactcactctgtagaccaggctggccttgaactcagagatctacctgcctctgcctcccaagtgctgggattaaagtcatgcaccaccacgcctggatagccctggctgtcctggagctcactttgtagaccaggctggcctcgaactcagaaatccgcctgcctcagcctcccgagtgctgggattaaaggcgtgcaccaccacgcctggctttattCTCATTTCTTGATTGTATATCTAGGAGCAGAATTGCTATAAGATTATAAgacttattctttttattttgaaaaactgTCATGTTGTTGATATCATATTTCAAAAGGTGTTTTGTTAACTCGTAGTGTCTTCCATCTGAAATTGAAGTGAAATACAAAATGGCTGAGTGTTACACAATGCTGAAGCTAGACAAGGATGCCATTGCTGTACTCGATGGGATCCCTTCAAGACAAAGAACTCCCAAAGTAAGCTCGCTGTTCCTCATCCCAGTTTCTGTTGGTCCTGCCCCATCATCTCTGTCCTCCACATTTCAGGAAGTCTGAACTCTTTACTTTTCCCAGTAGAGTTAGGGTTCAGACAGATGGCAGTTTACTTCATTAAGGGACCCTAAGATAAGAATTCAGCCAGGTGTAGCgacactcacctgtgatcccagcacttgggaagcagaagcaggaaaacCAGGAGGTCAGGGCCATCTCAAAACAGACAAATGACAGAAGTGTTCTGTTAGGTTTTGTGGTACTAGAGACCCACCCTAGGGTCTCAGGCGTGCTCAGCAAGTACTCTGGCATTAAGCAGCAACCTCGACTCTtgtccttttatttaaaaatttcaccTGGAGACATGGGCTCACCAACTTACTCAGGCTGTCCTTAAAttgtgtgttttcttagggtttattgctgtgaagagacaccgtgggAAAACATTcagttggggttggcttacagtttcaaaattTTGCTCCATTTTATCATagtaggaaacatggcagtgtctgGGGAAACATGGTGccacagaaggagctgagagttctgcacaggcagcaggaggagactgtgtgccacactgaagCCTGAGCatagacctcaaagcccaaccccactgtgacacacttcctccaacaaaaccacacccaccccagcaaggtcacaccttttttaaaatttgtttggtttggttttacgagacagggtttctctgtgtagccctggctgtcctggaactcactctgtacaccaggctggcattgaactcagaaacccgcctgcctctgcctcccaagtgctgggattaaaggtgtaagccaccaccaccttctaatagtgccactccctacgggtcaagcattcaaacacaagagactatggggggggggcattcctaTTCAGAACACCACCCTGAATAACCCAGAATGCCTTGGGCTTTGACTCTTCCTACCCCAGCCTATCTAGTAACTGGGATTGCACCACCAGGACCAGCTGTTTCTTACTTAGCCTTAGAGTCCAGAGGCAGTGGATTCCTTGGAGTTAAAAAGGTCATTCAAGTCACCTGATTGGATGTTGTGAACTGAAcctaagtcctctggaagagcagctagtgctcttaaccactaagctatctctttagccccttaaagatttatttatttatttatttatttttggattcAGGCTtagtgtattcttttttttttaacctacttttttttttaattaggtattttcctcgagagatttatgttttaaattaaaaaaaatttacctgtttgggtattttgcctgcctatatgcatgtatgcatatatatgcaccatgtttgtgcctggtgcccacaaaaataacaagagggcattggatactTAGAAACTGGgccctttgtaagagcagcaagagctctcagccactgagccatctctaactTCCCAGGTGTGGGGTTTCTGAGGCTAGGTTCTCAATACATAGCCCgagttagccttgaacttgttgtGACATCCTGAGCCTGCCTCCTCAttgttgggattatagacatgttcCACCATACCTGGGATACAATTGCGTTTATTTAAAGAAAGGTTTCTTGCCAggtggtggttcacgcctttaatcccagcacccaggagacggAAGCAGGCTTCTTGATCTGCCAACaataaaaagttatttaaattttactGAAATGCGGATGTCTTATCTCACTGGATTTAAATAGTGTAGTTTCTATTTGAGTCATTGTTACATTTGGAGGTCATTTTGAGTTTGATTTTTGTCTCAGTTTGGTGAGTCGACAGCTCTGGTGAGTCAGAGTTGAAGTATTAGATGGGCCAAATTCCAGCTACTGGTTTGTCGGAAGCCAGGTATTTTAATTTCAACTGATTCTTAAATGGCTATGCCCCGCAGTGTAAGTTGGGCGTTGTGGCTCACACACACTGTCGTATGGCtcattcccagcacttaggaagctgagtctgaggattgctgtaagtttgaggctacccttgatctacatagtaagttccaggccaggccgAGCTAAGAACCAGCCAGATAATGTAATGCTACATGCCTGTATCCTGCACTTGGGATGTAGAGGTGATTCACGAAGGTCAGCAATTCAAGGTCGTCATCCTCAGGTATGCAgtgcgtttgaggccagcttgagctgcACGAGAgcttgtctcataaaaccaaaaacaaaagaggagcttgagagatggctcaggagttaaaagttttttcttcttctggggCCAGAGTTTGAaacccaacacccacatcagcaGCTCGcacccacctgtaactccagctccagggactccTCCGCCTCTGCTAGCCTCCACATGCGCGCgcagacacacacatttatgcacaTAAACTAAACTAAAAGATTTTCTTCACTTTGTTATGCAATAGTATTGACCTctgcttgggctggagagatggctcagcagttaggaacataCACAAGTCTttcagaagatctgagttcagtttccagcatttaGGTCAGGTAGTAAGCGGTAAATCTTGGCTAgaggtagtggtgcacacctttaatcctgacaCTTAAAGGCAGGGCAGGTGGatctcgaggccagcctggtgtacagagcaagttccacaacagctgaggctacacagagaagaccctgtctggaaaaaaaaaaaaacctttggtgacacatgcctttaatcccagctcttaggaggcagaagcagttggatctttatgagttccaggctagcctggtctacacactaACACCCCcaccccgtctcaaaaacaaatcaaagaaatcCTTAAAATATATCTGCTTGAATCAAGGTATCTAAAATTATGGAACATTTCTCAATGTCCCAGAGGCAGCATCTTTGGGTCAGATATTAGGAGGTGTTTTGCGAGGATCACATGGCTAAGAAAAACAAGGATAATAGTACTTTGTTTTAAGGAGCCGGTCTTTATTTGCACAGGGCTGTGGGTTGGTTTTTCTGCTAGAAAGTAGAATAGTAGTCGGGCATCAAATGAGCGCGCGCTCACGGCGCAGTGTTTGCTGTGCGGATACTCTTGCTTTACCGTTCTCTGTTTCGTGTGTGTAGATAAACATGATGCTGGCAAACCTGTACAAGAAGGCTGGTCAGGAGCGCCCATCAGTCACAAGCTATAAGGAGGTCCTGCGGCAGTGCCCTTTGGCCCTTGACGCCATTCTAGGTACAGAAAGTTTTCTCCCTGGTGCCTGGGGTGTTTGCAGTCTTAGATGATGGTTCTCAGTCACAACTATGGTTAGATagagcagggtttttttttcagattttaattttatgttaatgTGAATGAGggttttgtctgtatgtctgtatgtatgtagtgtCTAATGCCATAATGGTTGGAGGGGGGCATTGGAGCCCCAAGAGCTGGAGTTAGGGGATGGTGGTAGACAtgagtactgggaattaaacttggatcctctgcaagaccagcaagtgctcttcaccactgagccgaCTTCATGGCGCATAGAGTAAGTTTACACCATTCTGAGCACTGTCGGTTATGAACTAGAGGAGTCGCTGTCTTGGACAGGGTACAGTTGAGTGGCTGCAATGCTTGAGCATGCCTGAGGCGCTGACCTTTGAGTTGTGTGTATCTTGCTTAGAGGAGGGAGGGCAGCTGTGTAGCTGCTGGGGTTGCACCGTGGGAAGAGGGTGCTGTGCCTCACGTTTCTCTTGCTCTTGGGGCCAGGTTTGTTATCCCTGTCTGTGAAAGGCGCAGAGGTGGCATCAATGACGATGAATGTGATCCAGACTGTGCCCAACTTGGACTGGCTGTCCGTGTGGATTAAAGCGTATGCTTTTGTGCACACCGGTGACAACTCGAGAGCAATCAACACCATCTGGTGAGAGCCAAGGTGTCAACTCAGTGGTTATTTTGGTGGGAGGCACAGTCTGAGATAAGTCACATCTTACTACATACCCAGGTTGCCCTTGAAATTGCCTCAGTCTTCCAGCCTAGGTGTCCCTAGTGCTAGGACTATAGGCAcgagccaccaagcctggctgacTCCAGGGATCTTAGCCCTTTCCTCATCTAGAGATGTGATATAGCTGGTGACACAGAAGAGCTAGGTGTGATATAGCTGGTGACACAAAAGCtaggtgctgcttactgcttgACATTGCAGCATTTGTCTTTGGGTTAGGTTTTTTTTCTAATGCACTAAGTGATTGCATATGTAATAAACTGTTGGAACCTGTGAAAATGAACAGCCGGACTGAGTTCTGTACTGTTCATATGAAGATGGCCTTCCTTAAAGAGCAGactgctgggggctggagagatggctcagccggtaagagcactgactgctcttccaaaggtcctgagttcaattcccagcaaccacatgatggctcacaaccatctgtaatgagatttgacacccttttctggagtgtttgaagacagctacagtgtacttacatgtaataaataagtctttaaaaaaaaaaagagcaaactgCTGAGGGTGTCATGTTCATGCCTTTTCGACTTGGTAGACATGTTTACTGTATACCTGACATAGGCTAGATCTCTTTGCAGTTagggatttctttttatttatttaaacaaagtTCTAGGACCAAAggctgcatgcatgtgtgcatctatctatctatcatctaactatcatttatctatcaacTAACTACTACCCACCTACCTATCTGTCATCTGTCATGTACCTCCTTGCCTACCTATTTGTCACAAGTAGCTATCACTAGTGAATGCTGTATTAAAAgtcatttttgtttaaaaaattataaccgTGCTGTTGTGGTAGTGAGCACTTTTAACCTCAGtgctcaagagactgaggcaggcctGCCAGGGCTctttagtgaaaccctgtctccaaaaaagaaaattataaccaCAGAGGTTTTTATAGATATTAAGTGATATATTTGAGATATGTGCATATAAAGTATCATTATATgacttttaagtattttatttcctttcatgtaTATAGATGGTTGTCTGTCTGCATGTAGTTTGcatggcatgtgcatgcatagtgaacagaggccaggagagggcgtcagcTTCTCTGAGCTGAAGTCACGGTCACCCGTAAGCTGCTCTGCTAGTGCTAGGAAATGGATCTGGCCCCTTTGCAGGGACATACGATGCTCTCACTGCTGAGCCTTCTTCCAGACCCCTGTGTGACTTTAAAGCTGAGGTTAAGGTCCATTGTACCTCAGTCCTTTAAAAAGTTTTAGGccaggcatgcctttaatcccagcactcgggaggcagaggcaggcggatttctgagttcgaggccagcctggtctacagagtgagttccaggacagccagggctgcacagagaaaccctgtctcaggggaaaaaaaagttttaaaaattagatttgtgtttatttgttgtATGTGGGCACACgtgcttgtgtggaggtcagaggacaacttggaggtGTCGGTTCTCTTCCACCACAGAGGTTCCAGggtcaaactcagatcatcaggcctggTGGCAAGTGCTGCTCTTAACCTGCTGAGGCAGCTCACTGCCTTACTGACGTTTCCTTCCtttaattattactattatagTTAGGAGTTGTAGTGCCTGTGTGTACTGTCAGGACTTGGAGGAGGAGGTAGGAGgatcgtgagttcaaggctaacctggggaATTTAGTGCGACCCTACTTCAaaaatcacccccccccccaagcctttTTATCAAAAATTTCACCCATATAGAAAAGTATGTCATCTGTAAGCCCACCCCCAGATGGAATGATTAAAAACAGATTGTAACAGAGTCTAAGGGTTAGTATTTATCTTTTAAGTTCACTAGAGAAAAAATCATTACTGCGAGACAACGTGGACCTGCTGGGGAGCCTGGCCGACCTGTACTTCAGAGCAGGGGACAGCAAGAACTCTGTCCTCAAGTTTGAGCAGGCCCAGATGCTGGATCCCTACTTGATAAGAGGTGAGTCCGACTGAGTGTGTTACTGTTtttaggctttgtgtgtgtgtgtgtgtgtgtgtgtgtgtgtgtgtgtgtgtgtttgtacgcaTACAGGTGAGGACAGGTGCTCTTGGAAGTCAGAGGCGTTATGTTTGTTTCCCAGGGGTCAGAATTATGACCCTTCTGATGTGGGGATCTACAAAGAACAGTGCATGCTCTTGGCtgctgagccccccccccccccccccccgcgctttttttttttgaagacataGTCCATGTAGcgcaggttagccttgaacttggcTTTGATTTCTTGATTCTgttttcacctcccaagtgcctggCTCACAGGTATGTACTACCATGCTCATCTCTGCTCCTGGTTTCCAAGCCGCTTTTGTAAGGCTTCCTGTAGTGGTTCTTTCTCCTATCCTGGCATGGCTTTTTAACACTTAGGTAATTCTGTTCTGAGTGGCTGTTTTCTCTTCACAGACCATTGCTTAGCCTTCTTGTAAGGGCCTTTGTGGCATCTCCACCTCCCTGCGAGTTAATACATGTGTGATGTGGCTGACTTATGGCATCTGAGAACCCTAATGTCCTTCTAGGAGCTTTGGTTTTACTGTGTCCTTGTATGATGTTGAGGAAGCAGGGGAGTGGCTatagagggagggaaggtgcCTACCGTGTCATCAGGGCGGAGTGAAGGCACAAGGCACAGGGGCTTGAGAAGCCGGTGGGGCCAGTGAGTGAAATTTGTAAAGACTCAACAGAGGTCACCAGAAAAATGCGCCTCGGGATAATAAACAGGCTTTAGATTCTAAAGAGTAAGTTACCAATAATTCTAACAGGCTGAAGCAGGCTTGTGAGAGCGAGGttagctacacagggaaaccctgactcaaacaaacaagaagggTGACTGAGTGTGGGAATAGATCTAGAGTGTTTGTTTGTACAAGTTCTCCTCTGGCGTGTATTCCTCTTTCCAAGCTGTCCAACCCCacttgtgatctcagcacttgggaggtggaaaaaGGAGTCAAAGGCTCAGCTCAACCTACCACTGAAGACCCAGACTAAAGAAACAGACCAGGGCGTggtgtcccagcactcagggctctgaggtcaggctggtctacagagtgagttccaggatagccacggctacacagagaacctctgtctggaaacaacaacaacaacaaacaaaagaagaggaagaagaaagacagagagagaggaaaacaatAATTTAGTGTTTTAGGAATACAAGCTTGGTGGCATTGGTAGCTTGGTGTTGGATGTTCATACCCGGGCCCAGGCGAGCAGGAGTGTGGCTATGAACTTGCTCTGAGAGTAATGGGGATTTGAAGggatggagaggaaggagagtGGTAGGAAGAGGTGCATGAGAGCCAGTGTGGGGCCTCATAAACCATGAGggaggagtggaaggggcttgggGAGAGTAATGCGAGGACTGGCATTTTAGAATGGAGCTACAGCATTTGGGGGCATAGGCCATCTATTTTTGAGACTGGGCATTCTTAGCATAGTAAGCTTGTACTGAGGGCTGGGGGCTCATTTATGTGCTGGCTTTTCTGGGCTGCTGTTGACTACACTGCAGGCTTAGGGACAGATGGTTCTTGACATGACTGGTGTTCTGAGTTGTGACACAGCACCTGCTGCTCCTTTGCCTGCCTCCcattcttttatgtgtgtgcgGTGTACTCTTGCAAGTTTATGttcagcatgtgtgtgcagaagccctcagaggccagaagagggcctttcTTGTTTTGGATGGTTTTGCCGTTCATTCAGTCACTTAAGAGACAAGGTGTCGTGCAGCCCagcctgcctcaggctccctgtGTAGCTGAGcttgaccctgaacttctggtcttcctgcttccaactcccaaatgctaggactgTTAGCCCATGCCACCatccagtttatgtggtgctaggggTTGAGCCCTGAGCTGTTGCATACTGGGTAAGCACCCTACCAATTGAGCTGCATCTCcacacatttatttaattttgaaaattaagttatatgtgtgtgcatagtaGGTCATAGGTCAGATTTTGGAAGTGGTTTGTCTGTTCCATGTGGGTCCTGGTGACTAAACATTGCTTCCTCCAGCTTGGGGACAGTCTTCTTTACCCACAGCCATTTCCCAGGTCCTTctctgactttttctttagttttttgtgTGAGTGGTATGCTTTTATGTaagtatgtgcaccatgtgagtTCATGCCCTCAGAGGTCGGAAGAGGAGGTCACTTGGCCTGGAACTAGAGATAcacgtggttgtgagccaccactgcgtgggtgctgggaactgaacccaggcctcTGCCAGAAGAAGAATTCTTACCTCTGAACCATTTTCTCTGGCTCTTCTTTGCCTTTTCTGAGGCCTGTTTCCTGCTTTGCTAGAAAAGCCTCTTACCGTGTCCTTTCTTTCAGGGATGGATGTTTACGGCTACCTCCTGGCACGAGAAGGGCGGCTGGAGGATGTGGAGAACCTTGGCTGCCGCCTCTTCAACATTTCTGATCAGCATGCAGAGCCCTGGGTGGTCTCCGGGTATGGGGTTCACTCTCCTttctccccatttttaataggggttTTGAAAAGAGATTCTTTAAAGAGAATATCAGTTAATTTTTGGTTagcttatgtttgttttgttttgcttctttactGATCTCTGGCTTGTAGCTGTAAGCATAATTTGTAATTGTGATCATGTATacagacttttttgttgttgttttgtttttttttctagacagggtttctctgtgtagccctggctgtcctggaactcactctgtagaccaggctggccttgaactcagagatccacctgcctctgcctcccaagtgctgggattaaaggtgtgcgcatCACTGCCCGGCTGTATAAAAACTCTTAATTGAtagccacagctggagcctgggtccttTGAAGAGAGACTGCtgtgggttttcacaagatgatcagtggattcctgataaggagacttggtgaaCACAAGTCTCTTTCCAGAGGTTGGGGGTTAGGTAACTGTAGGTCTTAGAGGTGGCATCAAAGGAGGCCTTGGCAaagttgcccagggtggcagtGCAGCCTCTGGCTGAAGTGTAGCAGTCATCTATACCGGCCAACATCAGTAACttcttgggcacaggagcagagacaatgccagtgcctctgggggcagggatgaggcgcaccagcacagagccacagtACCTGACACACATATTTGGAAGTCATAGAACAATTAGCAAGAGCAGTGTAGGTCTTAGGAAGTACTAGGCTTGCCTGCAAGCACCTTGgacagcttttttgtttgttttttaaagatttattatacataagtacactgtagctgtcttcagacactccagaagagggagtcagatctcgttccAATGGTTATGATggttatgtggttgctgggaattgaactcaggaccttcgaagagcagtcggtgctcttacctgttgcgccatctcaccagccctagtttgtttttaaagacagtttgtcggcttcccaagtgctaggattcagAAATTCTCTATAGTCTGGTGTTAAGCCTTCTTCAGAGGCTTCTCTCAGAGaacttgtggtttttttttccccagatgcCACAGCTTCTATAGCAAGCGCTACTCTCGGGCCCTGTACTTAGGTGCCAAGGCCATCCAGCTGAACAGCAACAGCGTCCAGGCTCTGTTACTCAAGGGGGCGGCGCTTAGGAACATGGGGAGGGTCCAGGAAGCCATCATACACTTTCGGGAGGCCATCAGGCTTGCGCCTTGTCGCTTGGACTGTTACGAAGGTAAGCCGGGGACCTGCCGATGCGGTGTCGGCCTGACAGCTGCGCCCAGATGGCAGTGGTGTTGGTCAGAGTTTGCTGGTGCTGTGCTGTGTTAGAGGCAGGGCAGCTGGGGAAAGCAGCAGCTGTGACACGGAACTCTGAGTTTCTCCAGCCTGGGCAGCTGAGCtgctttttaaaacagtttttattGTTAATATTTCTTTTGAGGCTGGATGTCACTGCAGCCCAGCAGAGCTGTGCCAGGTTTAGCGACATTTGGTGACTGAGTCACTGACACTAAAATAGCTCTTCCAAGATCCTGTCCCTCTAGACCTCGTCGTAGGAATTAACAATAAGCTCAGCAGTCTGCCTCGTAACAGGAAGATGAGGTCAAAGTTGAAGAGAAAAATTTgaagtcaagaaaaagaaaaatctgcttTTATAGCTAGAGGGCCTTGCTGGGTCATTCTTCACAGCTCCTTAGAACACTAGAGTGAAGGAAGGCGCTGCGGGAGTGGGCGCAGCCTGGGGCAGAGCTCAGGAGGGGCTGGTGAGCCATCCTGCCTGGCATCTCTGCTCTCTGTGTTTCAGGTCTCATAGAGTGTTACTTAGCTTCTAACAGCATCCGAGAAGCAATGGTGATGGCCAACAATGTTTACAAAACTCTGGGTGCAAACGCTCAGACGCTTACGCTGTTAGCCACCGTGTGTCTGGAAGATCCAGTGACCCAGGAGAAAGCCAAAACTCTGTTAGATAAAGCCCTGGCGCAGAGGCCGGACTACGTCAAGGCCGTGGTGAAGAAAGCAGAGCTGCTCAGTGAGTACTACACTTGCATGTTCTGTTGTCCTTCCCCCGCAGCATCCTCCTCTCCCTGAGGCTTACAGATGACCGAGCAGCTCTGAGCCTGCTAAAGtgctttacacagccagatgtgGCTTAGACCTGCTTGGGTTGGTTTAAACCAGCTAACACCACTTGGTAGTTGTTGTGTTCATCTCACTTTATTTTTGAACTAGTTTAGTCTGGTCCAGAAGCCTTCGGTCAGTTGACTAGTTCTGAGCCATGGGAATTCTCTGAGTTTTGTTCTTCTTGCTTCTGGCACATTCCTAAGTTTATATGATGCTATGAAGAGGGTATTCTGGCTCGGGATTCTACTGCAGGGCCACTGGCCTTCTTGCTAGCATCCGGAGTCCAGAGGCAGCATGGGCTATCACAGGAGGTGGGGGCGTTTGTTCTGACCCACGGTAATCTCTGTGCTTTCACTGGTTTGGGAATaaaattgaattctttttttttcttttctatttttgttacgTTTAAGAGTATATAtatgctgggcaatggtggtgcacgcattcaatcccagcctttgggaggcaggtagatctgtgaatttgaggccaaccttgtctacagagtgagttcccggtCAGCCTGtctgcaaaagaaaaaatttttttgaagttTCAGGGAACAGGTTTAGTGGTTTGGGTAACGATGCCACTAAGACTGACGAGGTCAGTCCTGAGACCTACACGGTAAGACAGGCAGCTCCCACAGATTGCCCTCTGACCATCACCACGTGCTGTGTGTGGCATGCTTGCCCCTCCATATAAGTTAATGTAACACATGGTTTTTAAAGATGCAGTACTCATGCCAATTTCCCAGTGAAATAGAGACCGCATGCACAGGCCCCTTGTAAGCCCTGTAGCGCCTTTGAGGGTATCTCTGAGAAAGTTGTCATGTCACAGTGGGTGTGACTGCACTACTGAGCGTGAAGATTGTCTTTCTCCAGGCAGGGAACAGAAATATGAAGATGGAATTGCTCTGCTGAGAAATG from Mus musculus strain C57BL/6J chromosome 5, GRCm38.p6 C57BL/6J carries:
- the Anapc7 gene encoding anaphase-promoting complex subunit 7; the encoded protein is MSVIDHVRDMAAAGLHSNVRLLSSLLLTMSNNNPELFSPSQKYQLLVYHADSLFHDKEYRNAVSKYAMALQQKKALSKTSKVRPSTGNSASTPQSQCLPSEIEVKYKMAECYTMLKLDKDAIAVLDGIPSRQRTPKINMMLANLYKKAGQERPSVTSYKEVLRQCPLALDAILGLLSLSVKGAEVASMTMNVIQTVPNLDWLSVWIKAYAFVHTGDNSRAINTICSLEKKSLLRDNVDLLGSLADLYFRAGDSKNSVLKFEQAQMLDPYLIRGMDVYGYLLAREGRLEDVENLGCRLFNISDQHAEPWVVSGCHSFYSKRYSRALYLGAKAIQLNSNSVQALLLKGAALRNMGRVQEAIIHFREAIRLAPCRLDCYEGLIECYLASNSIREAMVMANNVYKTLGANAQTLTLLATVCLEDPVTQEKAKTLLDKALAQRPDYVKAVVKKAELLSREQKYEDGIALLRNALANQSDCVLHRILGDFLVAVNEYQEAMDQYSIALSLDPNDQKSLEGMQKMEKEESPTDATQEEDVDDMEGSGEEGDLEGSDSEAAQWADQEQWFGMQ